The DNA window TGTTAACACAATGCCACTAGAAAGCTCAGTtggcttggaggagaatgttaACTTTCCAGATTTGTTATGAATGCTAACAGATGCACATGCTAGCTAGCGTTGTGGTTGCCGCCATGCTTAAACTGGGAAAAACGCCTGCTTTATGTAGGTTAGCTCTGGAATATATTCCCTACATCAAGTGCTCCATATATTTTTGTCTATTTAGGACACTTACAATTTGTGACAAAGGGAGCTTGATACCTTTTTACACAGCTcaaatatctaaaaaaaaaaaaaagtctgttacCCAGTGTTACCCAGGGCATTTGAGACTCCCTGgctgaaatttattttaaaaaaatactataaTTAACCACAAAGGTATTGTTCTGTTGCACTGGGAGGAGCTTAAAGCCACAGATGTCCAATGTCGAGGATCTGCATATGAAGCACCCCAGAATTGAATTGCGAGAGGCTGAAACTTCACTGGGGATGAGTTTGAGTGGCTTTTGCAGTCCTAATTATCCATCAGTACCTAAACTTAGCATTGTTCCTCTGGCTGAATGACatcaaatattcacacaaaTGTTCTAATATCTAGCGTAAAGGCTTCCCATAAGAGTAGGAGGACAGACTACTTATCAATACCCAAGATTCAGGGGAAATGTTGGACGGGCAGATGTCCAAGTTTTGTCTCATGTAGTGCATCTTGCTCTATATATTGTGAATACATTATGGAACATTATGCACCCATCAGCCATAGCATTAAAGCCATCTTATTTAGAAATTCCCATTTTGTCAGCTCCACTTACTCTATGTGCagtctgtagttctacagttacagagagtagtccttctgttgctctgcatactttgttaccttCCATTAACCATTAAACTTAAACCATCAATAGTCAAGACTTCCACGGGACCCCAGTGTAAGTATTGTTTGGctgtgggtcattctcagctctgtggtggtggtgtgttgcgctggtacacgtggatcagacacatcagtatCACTCTATCACATTGTCACTACTGCACCACACAAAAACATTGACGAGAGCAACATATGCAACAGATAAGCTGCTGTGGTTTTACATATTCAGAGTGTGtataatagagtggacagtgagtcgACCACCCTGTTATAGATGCTACTTTTAGTGtaaaaatatgaacatattttatattcatatgtaaatatatCCAGATCTGCATAATACCAGCTGAGTCAACCACTTCAACATAGAGCTTAATGAGTCAGAACACGTTATAGTGCAGAGGGATGGAGAATAGCTGTAGACCCTCAGCTTAGAGAGTTTACAGATGAGCAGCAGTGCATCATGATCTCTGTATTCAGCATACTCAGCTCTTACTGCCATACAACCAGACACCCGCCACCCTCCACCCGCCAACACTGTTGCTCAGCAACAAGCACAGCCACAGAATTATACTGCACCCAGTTACCTCACTTTCTCTGGGTTAAAGAGTGCAttgtattttctctctctctctctctctctcaattgtgctttctctctcttgcttgctctcactcactcacactcttttTTCTGTCGCTTTCTCAGGCTGTCAGTCATAAAGACACACAACTCCCATTTTTTGTCAGTTTAGTTTTAATTTACTCGGTCTAAAAAATGCCAGGTACCCTTTGCTTCAAGTTTCATCATGATTTTAAAGACACTTTTTTcacatatttatgtatttatttatgttggaAACAAAGATTTCTTACTGTAGTGATGCTACTTTGATAGGTAATAtgtgtatattaatatgcagtgTTTTTCCAAGTCTAAATACCCTCTTTATTTCTGGAAAGcattaaaacaataatgaaaaacCCCAGCAATAATATGATTGATTTCTTCTGGAATTACTTATAGAGTTGTTCAGAGGAAATGAATGATTtgtctattttttttgtttgtttgtttttccaggGTGTTTTAAGGATGACAGAATTGTGTTCTGGACCTGGATGTTCTCTACGTATTTCATGGAGAAATGGGCTCCACGGCAGGACGACATGCTTTTCTATGTGCGTCGAAAGCTGTCTTACGTCAGTGCAGACAACACAGAAGGGAAGAAGGTAAGAGAAACCAACTCACTGCCCTCTACTGCACATTTAAGCACAGTACACTTCAGCACTTCAAAAGCCAAGGCACTTAGGTGAAGTACACTGGACTGCTGACGGCTCACAAACGGCACCAGAACAATAAAAGTACCACAGAATAggtcacattttaaaatacaacaTTGGAAGTTGTTGCTTCAATGTCCCTCtcgagtttggtgtgttctgcctgtgtccgcatggggttcctctgggtgcttctgTTTCTTcccataatgtgtgtgtgtgagacttgatgagtgtgtgtgaataattcCGGGTGGGATCCGGACTGACCATgaacctgaacaggatgaagaagTTGCagataataaatatatgaattaaaGAAGGAATGAGTGTCCTCATGATGTGTTGGCTGTAGTTCTAGGACAAACTCCTGCAGTAGGAGTTCTGACCCGTGTTGAAGTTCAGGTGAGATTCACTGGTCTGATCATCATGGAGAAGCTCTTCAAAGACTTAAAAGCTTTAAAAGACCTCCAGGTCAGCCCAAGCAATGAATCCACCCCCCATGTGTACAGTCCATTCGGGTTGGAAAAGTAGCAGCTGTTGTACCAGTAGGCTCCCGTACAGATAACGGCACAGTTCCCATCATTTAAATCTTGGTCTTTGTCAAAGGTTGTGAACTTTGATCCATTGTGGTAAGATAAGGAATCCCCTACAGGACGTAAGAGATATGCAGTGCATTTTATattcttttaataaaaaaaacatgtgcagTTACCCTTTCTTTCTATGTTCTACTGTAACTGCTCAATCAAAATGAAGGATTTATGGGCTTCATTCGGGCTTACCTGCGCCTCCATTTTTAAAACCATCCACATGAAGCCTGTAGCCATCCAACTCTGCATTAACAGCCTTTGGAGAAATGCCAAAAGATGAGTATGTAGCATAAACCTTTTTTCCATCGAAATCCTCCATATCAATTCTAAGCTCATAGTTCTTCTTCAGAGTGAGTTGATGGATTGTTTCCAGTCCTGTAGTAAAAGAACGGACAGacaaaataaacagaagaaCCTTAGGGAAACTCTTTGCTGATGGACAAACTTCATAAGGCTACACGACAGCTACTGAAACCTTTCATAACAATTAACATACACTTACATTTCACCTTTCAGAAAGATGTATTCCAACAAGTTTCTGTTCTTTCTAAAATCTAATGTAATTACAAATGTCACTTGTTGGCATAAACATTATTAATGTCTTTGTACCACTTTCGAATAAGATTTAAAATGTCAAATTTGTTCATCAGTGTTTGTTAATTAggctgtaaacacattaaaagtctttaataatcagttataacccAAAGAGAGAAATGGTACCAGTGatgttatttgccaaatagtgaacccccatccatctacactgtaaaacctcagatcttgccaaatactgaccttactttgtcttctccatccgtcgacattaacccagtcagcttcagcacatatttgttaataggtttaaccatttaaccaccaagtTTCATcaattaaccaccaacagagtgTCTGTTTAGAATTGTGGTGTGTATCTTAATATGAAATGATCAAATGTACATCCTCAGGTCTTCCCTTTCTCTGTTACAAATCATTATAAATGGCTTATGGTGTTCACAACCTAATAAATAAGCACGTAATAAACGGATTTTTAAAcgaaacctttataagtgtagttgacagtattttaaagtggtactaatgtctgtatatatatatgtctggtGCCAGGTTTTGCTAACATAGCATATTTAccattgaaaatattttttgctgttattggCTTTAGCACGTTTAAATAATTTAgcattttattgcatttctattattactattattattattattgtagtcCAAAACTTTGATTCTTACCAATCCAGTGTTCGCCAGCTGCATGTCCAAACCCTTTCTTGTACTGATCCCATCCTCTGAAGAAGTTCACTGTACCATCCATTCTTCTCTGGAACACCTGCCAGAAAAAAATTTTCACAAGACAAACTGATTAATTTTCCTCCACATTTAAACCATTCATGGCTTTCGGTCCCAAGACCATTTCTCTAACCATTAAGCCAAGTCTGCCCTTAAAATGACTGCTGTTACAAAACCTACAAAAGGAGGAGAAACCAATGTTCTATATCATATCTTTGGTGATGggatttcattttattatttttcttggcATTGACCATTTGATTGTGTAGATGTATTTCAGGCTCAAACAACGTGCATTACTGGTCTTATCATCAACTAATAACTGATAGCTACTCACAGTCCATTTCCCTCCATCCGTCTGCATGTCACAGTATACATAGCGACCAGAGTTTGGTCCAGCAGGATAGACCAGATACACTCCACTTGTCCAAACACTGTCATTATAAATGTCCGCACAGTCCATGGGCTGGAACATCAGACTTTTAGACTGGACCAACAACGGTATCCATAAAATCCATATAatcttgttgaaaaaaaagGCAGATGACACCATTGTTTGATATAGAACAGGTAGAAAAATGACCAGGTCTGAGAGGTTTGGTTCAACATAAGGTTCAACCATCATCAAACTAATGACAGAATTGCTGCTTAGTTGTGAATTTTCTCTGTACTAGATTTGGTAAAGTATCAAATGTTCAAATTTCAAATGTCTGTGCTTTAAGCCTTACCTTCATTGTTGTAGATGATCACAGACTCTCTTGTGAAGAACAACAATGTTCCTTTCTGTGTCTTGGTTCATAAACAGTGACTTATCCGAGCAATCTGTTGACATTTCCCTCAGCTCTGCCAAAGTTCACATCACTTTGGCAAGTATTGTACAACGTGTGCTCTCCCCATTTGGCTCATGCTGGAGATTTCCCAATTTCACTATTTGATTAGCAGCGCACACAAGTGAAGCATTCACATCTGAAACAGGACTGTAATTTCCCTCATTTCTACACAATGGTGGCATAGCTCATTGAATTATGTTTCATTACGTCTAGTGCACAGGGAAATCAGCCGTCAGAATCCTCTGTTACGGAGGTGGTGATATTCCTGTAAAACTGATCTTTTAATACGTCTGTCAGCTTCTCAgaattacattaatattatgGCAAGTGTAGTGTGCTATTAAAAACTGATTAATGATTAAGAATGATCTGTGCATGTTATCTTTTGGCTTTATCTTTAGTAAGTATAGTAAGTATGATTGAGGTTTTCAtttgaaatatgtaaatataattttccTTTCATTAAATATAAGACAGGGAGGTTTATACCAAACTAAGACcaaactataaatataatatacgTAATTACAAATCATGAATAAATTATGGAAGACATTTTCcatatatgtgagtgagtgagtgagtgagtgagtgagtgagtgagtgagtgagtgagtgagtgagtgagtgagagagagagagagagagagagaaagaaaaaaaaaaaaaaaaagcttggtgATTCTCATGTCTCCGAAAGCTTGAAGTTCTGTAAATCCAATGGTTGCAGGTTTGTTGGTACAGATTGTTTTGGGAAATTTTTTCCTACATTATATGAAACTTGCTTgtaactcacacatttacatactcactcacacattaggACTAAAATTCTTCACAAGGTGCCACCACTCTCATTTTTAACAGCCCCACTGAAAAAGTGGGGCTGTACCGTACAGTGCATCACATCAAAAGAAGCAGTGTCCATGTTTtggttaaatataattaaacagATGAGATAGACCTTGTTCAATTTCCCCAAGGTccttttgttcctttttttaCAGTTCACATTTTACTTTGCATACGCAAAATACAGAAAGTCATTCCTCAGCAGCCCACCAATTCACTAGCACGTTAGCTCATCGATCCTTCTCCCTTCTCCTGGCACTAATCAAATGTCAAAGCAATCAGAAGGAGAGTGATGTCATTTATATGACCTGAGTGAAAGCGCTTGTTCAATGCTGAGCGTTCTCCAGATTGATCTGTTCTGATGGTTTGCGACACTGTGGAGTCGCCTTGTTTTCAGCCTTGAGAGCAGAGATTACTCAATTACCTGAAAAACAGCGTGGACGCACCGACAGGAGATGTGCA is part of the Hoplias malabaricus isolate fHopMal1 chromosome 4, fHopMal1.hap1, whole genome shotgun sequence genome and encodes:
- the LOC136694528 gene encoding microfibril-associated glycoprotein 4-like, which produces MKIIWILWIPLLVQSKSLMFQPMDCADIYNDSVWTSGVYLVYPAGPNSGRYVYCDMQTDGGKWTVFQRRMDGTVNFFRGWDQYKKGFGHAAGEHWIGLETIHQLTLKKNYELRIDMEDFDGKKVYATYSSFGISPKAVNAELDGYRLHVDGFKNGGAGDSLSYHNGSKFTTFDKDQDLNDGNCAVICTGAYWYNSCYFSNPNGLYTWGVDSLLGLTWRSFKAFKSLKSFSMMIRPVNLT